DNA from Mucilaginibacter mallensis:
AACTTAAGTACTCTTTCAACAGGAGATGCCTATGATTTTCAATTATCAGCAGCAGACGCTTATGGCGAATATGATGATGAAGCTGTAGCTAACCTGCCTAAAGAAATGTTCGATGGTACTGATGTGCCTGAAATTGGCAGCATATTACCCTTGCAGGATAATAATGGCAACCGTTTCCAGGGACAGGTAGTGTCTGTTGCTGAAGATGCGATTATTGTGGATCTTAACCACCCAATGGCCGGTCAGGAACTTCATTTTAAAGGAAATATCCTTAATGTTCGCCCTGCAACTGAAGAAGAGTTATCACATGGTCACGCTCATGGAGCTGACGGGCATCACGCTCACTAAATAAGCGCTGATAATATCATAATTGTCATTTCGAACGAGCTACGAGGAGAAACTATCTCTTGAGCGGGATAGTGCTTGGCTCGTGTGAGCGAAAAATCTTCTTCACTATACAATGCGAACTATGCAGGTTGAAGAAGATTTCTCAAATCGTTCGAAATGACATTTTTTGTTATCTCAATACCCTCAATCCACATCCAGATCGCCACTGCCAGTTATCCGGCATTTTATAAATATACGCGATAGTATGGGTTTATGGTTAAGCGTGGCGGGTACAAACACTTTATCATCCTCAGCAATAAGGTCGGGGCTAAAGCTGGTTATCTTTTCGTACCCATTTGACCGGATATGTACCTTGAAATCCGCAAGCCGTCCTCCCGGGCTCACCAACACTTCTAAAATAGCAACCGCAGTATAAAGGTTGATGCCATAAAGATCTTCAGAAAGGGTATAAACCTTTAAATAAGGGATAAATCCAAAACACCTTCCGCCTATTTTTAAAGGCCTGGTAACGCGGTCGCTATCTGTAAATTTATTATCAAAGCTATATACTATTTTAGTTTGCGACAGGCTATCCATTGGTTCTTCGTATAGCAAATTCAAACTGTCATAATCAAAGTTCTCAACCAGCCGCCCATTAATATCATAAAAATGCCAGGTACCGGCTCGTCTATCATCCATATACCGGCCAATAGCCAGTGCTGTTTTGCGTTTGTATACAGCGGAATATAAACCTTCTTTGGTTTTTTTATCGGTTTTGAGCACATGAAAAGTCTCTGTAACGGTTTCGGTCAGTCTGTTTTTTTGTTCAACGGTTTCCCGTTTATTTTTAACGGAATCCTGGGCAAAACAAGTACCCGTATAAAATAGGATTGTAGTAAGCAGAATATATTTTCTCACAGATATTAGTTCGGTTTGTATTTTTAATATATAGATATTATCTATGTTATTTTCTGCAATGTGTAATAAATATTGTAATAATACAATTCATGATGATTAATTTGTGCCTGATTAATCTTGAAAACTATGTCAGCCCAAACCAATGAATTGCCTTACAAAAGTGTACGGTTTTCCGAAACAGTGATCACCGAATTAATGATACCGTCCTATTCCAATTTCGGTGGCAAGATACATGGCGGGGTTTTACTGTCATTAATGGATAAGGTAGCCTACGTTTGCGCGGCCAAGCATGCGGGTAATTATTGCGTAACCGCCTCGATAGATACAGTAGATTTTTTGCAACCTGTTGAAGTTGGTGAATTGGTATCGCTCATGGCATCAGTAAATTATGTGGGCAATACTTCGCTGGTGGTGGGTATAAGGGTGATATCTGAGGATATAAAAACCAATAGTGTAAAACACACCAATACCAGTTACTTTACCATGGTTGCCAAGGATGAAGATAATAACCTGGTGCAGGTTCCGGGTTTGATACTGGAAAACAGGGAAGACGTAAGGCGGTTTTTAGAATCGCGGCGACGTAAGGAGCTAAAGCAAAATTACAGGAAAGAATCAGATGCGATCAGAATGCCAAATGATTTTGAACAATGTAAATTAATGCTTGGTGGTGAACGTTGTATAGTGTCTGAATAAAGATTATGATTTTATTATGACACATTGATACTTTAAAACAGAACCTATCGTTATAATATAGTAAGAAATTTTATTTCGGCTCCGTCACTTATTTTGTTCCCTTTGATTATTACTCTCCAGGGTTCTAACATATTTTCTTTGCTTCGATAATTAATACATACCTTACAAGCGTAATTTCCGATACTGAATTATAACTATTATCCGATACTGACTACTAATTTATTCCGATACTGGATCAAATCTAATTTTTTAAACTAATGGCTTTCTTAGACAGCGTGCTGGAGCCGCCCTCGTATGGGTGGAGAGATGAGTGTGGTAACCTTTCGGAACCGAGTTCCAATCAAATACTAAAAGAGTTCTTTAAACGGCTAAACATCTTTAAAAACAAAAAGAACTGGCTTTCATTCATGAGCTGGATGATGGTTGTTTGTTTAGCGCCATTTTTATTCATTTTTATCTTTAAATACTTCTCGTTTAAGCTATTAATAGCAGCTTTCGTGTATAGCATGATAGTTATGGGTACACATGGTACCATATGGCATCATCGTTATTGTACACACGGCGCCTATGAGTTCAGTAATAAATTCTGGCGATTTTTTACCCAGAACCTTACCCTTAGAATTATCCCTGAAGAGATATATGCCATATCGCACCACGTGCACCATGCATTATCTGATCAGCCCGGCGATCCTTATAATGCATCAGGCGGGTTTTTATATTGCTTTCTGGCCGATGTAAATCATCAGCCTATAAACCGTAGCATGACGGAGAAGAACTACGGCAAATGCGTTAATTTAATGCGCCATACCGGTGTAAATACTAATAGCTATGTGCAATATCAAAAATGGGGAACATTGGCTTCGCCTGTACGCACAATTATCAGTGTGATATTAAACTGGAGCTTCTGGTTCGCGGCCTTTTACCTTTTAGGTGGTTTCGGGTTGGTATGTGCCATGTTTGGCGCAGCAGGTTTTTGGGCTGTAGGTGTACGTACTTATAACTATGAAGGCCATGGTAAGGGCGAAGATAAACGCCGTGATGGTGTTGATTATAACCGTGAGGATATGTCAATAAACCAAATATGGCCGGGCTATGTAGCAGGCGAATGGCATAATAACCATCACTTGTACCCTAAAAGCGCTCGTTCAGGTTTTAAACCTTACCAGCTCGATCTGGCATGGTGTTATATAAAATTGTTAAGCATGATAGGCGCAGTAAGTCATTACCGCGACTCAAAAAAAGAATTTTATCAAGCTTATTGTGCCGAGCCCGCGGCGGCTAAGGCAGCAGCTAAGGCTTATGCAAAAGAAACTAAAAAGGCATTAGTTGCCGATCTGTAAAAAGACCGATGTTTTAATAAAATATAAAGGAGATGTGTTTTGCATCTCCTTTTTTTGTTTTTGGCGGAAAAAGACAACTTTGGGATAAAAAATCACTATACCTTTTAATAATGTAATAGTTAACTTAGTGAATCCTAAATTACTAATACAACCGCCAATTATATGAAATTAAAACTGAGCTACTTATTGTTATGCTTTTCGCTTGCGCTGTTTTTTGATAAAGCTTATGCGCAAACAACATTAGGGATATTTGATGGTCAATCTGATGTAGGTAGCGTTAAACCCGCCGGTACGGCCAGTTATGACCCTGCTCTGCAGCAATATAAAATATCAGGTTCGGGGCAAAATATATGGACTAATCATGATAATTTTCATTTTGTATGGAAGCGCATGAAAGGTGATTTTATACTTACCACCAATGCCGCCTTTATTGGCAAGGGTGTTGAAATGCACCGTAAAATGGGCTGGATGGTAAGGACTTCGCTCGATTCCGACTCAAAGCATGTCAACGCTGTTGTGCATGGTGATGGATTAACTTCATTGCAGTTCAGGCGCTCCACGGGTGCTATTACTGAGGAGATAAAGTCTAAACTCACATCGGCGGATATTATTCAGTTGGAGAGAAAAGGCAATACCTATATCATGTCTGTAGCCCGCAATGGGGATACTTTTGTAACTGAGCAGATAGATAGTCTTGACTTGGGTGATGAGGTATACGTAGGGCTGTTTGTGTGTTCCCATAATCCAAACGTTACCGAATCAGCCTTATTCCATAACGTGCGTATTGTGGTGCCGGCTAATGGCGAAAATGGCTATCAGCAACATATCGGCAGCGCTATACATATCCTCAACATTGAAACTCAAAACAGCAGGATCATTTATCAGTCGCCGGAATCATTACAGGCCCCAAACTGGACAAAGGATGGAAAATATTTGATCTATAACAGCAATGGACTGCTTTATAAATATGACCTGGCAACAAACACCCCCGCGGTGCTCAATACTGGTGTAGCCACCAATAATAATAACGACCATGTGCTTTCGTTTGATGGCAAAATGCTGGCCATTAGCAATAGTGAAAAAGATGGCTCGATAGGCTATACTCTACCATCAAAAGGCGGTGATGCCAAACGCATGAATAAAATAGGACCGTCATATATGCATGGCTGGTCGCCGGATGGCAAGTATTTGGTTTTTTGTGGTGACAGGAATAACGAATACGATATCTACCGTATACCTTCTGCAGGCGGCGAGGAGGTAAGACTGACTGCCGCTCCTGGGCTTGATGACGGGCCTGAGTACACACCTGATGGAAAATATATCTATTTCTGTTCGGTACGCAGCGGTTTAATGCAGGTATGGCGAATGAAACCCGATGGCAGCGAGCAAATGCAGATCACTAATGATGATTATGATAATTGGTTCCCGCATATATCGCCTGACGGCAAATGGATAGTCTTCATCACCTTTAATAAAAATGAGGTATCACCCGGCGACCATCCTTTTTACAGGCATGTTTATTTAAGGTTAATGCCTATCAGTGGCGGCCCTGCAAAAGTTATTGCCTATTTATATGGTGGGCAGGGCACTATCAATACCCCATCATGGTCGCCTGATAGTAAGCACATCGCTTTTGTAAGCAATTCAAAATTGTTATTCCCGGTATATCCAATAGCTAAATAATAATGATACAAAATTCACGAAGAATATTTTTAAGAAATAGTGCGGTATTAGCTGCCGGTGCCGCTTTTATGCCTGAGCACCTATTCGCATCGGCCAAAAAAATTGAACGGCTGGGATTGCAGCTTTATACTGTGCGCGATGCCATGCATGCCGACCCGGCCGGTACATTGAAAAAATTATCAGATATGGGGTATTTTCAGGTGGAGCATGCCGGTTACAGTGATCGTAAATTTTATGGCTATTCGGTTAAGGATTTTAAAAAAGTATTGGACGATACCCATTTAAACATGACCAGTGGGCACGTAACATTAACACAACAGCATTGGAATGCCGCCAGCAACGATTTTACAGATGAATGGAAGCATGCTGTTGCCGATGCTGCTGAAGTAGGGCAGAAGTACCTTATAAGCCCGGGTATGGACAATGATCTGTTAAAGGATATTGACGCGTTTAAGAAATTCATGAATGTGTTTAACAAATGCGGCGAATTATGTCATAAACAAGGCCTGCAGTTTGGGTACCATAACCACGATTTTGAATTTGCCACGCTATTTAACGGCATTCCCTTGTACGATGTAATGCTGGTCAACACCGACCCCGACTTAGTAGCACAACAAATGGATATTGGCAATATGTACCCAACAGGTGCCATGCCGCTTGATTATATTAAAAAATATCCCGGCAGGTTTGAGCTGATGCATGTAAAAGACCAGATTAAAAATGCCGATGGCAAATATGAAAACACTGTACTTGGTAAGGGTATATTACCGCTAAAAGATATATTAAAAGAAGCCCGTAAAATAGGTGGTACTTCACAATTTATTATTGAGCAGGAAGAGTACCAGGGCATGGATCCGCTGGAATGTTCGAAATTGGATTTGAAGGTTATGAACAGGTGGGGATATTGAGTAACATATTTGTAGCTAAATGCTTTTTTCTAAATATTTTATTATGTTTGATAAACCTGTATTGTTGATATTATTACAGGTATTCAACCACTAAAAACAACCAAATTATATTTTATGAGCGAGGAAAAAAGCACTTCTTCATTAAACTCTTCACGCAGGGGTTTTATTAAAAGCAGTTCAATAGCAGCTGCCGGTATAATGATAGTTCCACGATACGTATTAGGCGGCAAAGGCTATACAGCCCCAAGTGACCGCCTGGTAATAGCAGCTGTCGGCGCTGGTGGTAAAGGGAGTAGTGATATTGCCAATTTTTATGCCAGTGGTAAGGCCGAAATAGCATTTTTATGCGATGTTGATACCCGTAGTGCGGCTAGAACGGTAGGTAAATTTCCTAAAGCGAAATTTTACAGCGATTGGCGCGAAATGCTGGATAAGGAGCAGAAAAGCTTCGATGCCGTATCAGTATCTATACCCGATCATAACCACGCCATTGTTGCGCTTTCGGCTATGCAACTGGGCAAGCACGTATATGTGCAAAAACCAATGGCACATGATATTTATGAGGCCCGCGCTTTAACCGAAGCTGCAAAAAAATATAAAGTAGTTACCCAAATGGGTAACCAGGGAGCATCAAATGATGGTGTAAGGCAATTGCGCGAATGGTATGATGCTGGTGAAATTGGCGATGTACACACCGTTTATTGCTGGACAGACCGCCCCGTATGGCCTCAGGGAGTGCATTGGCCGCCAAAAGCAGCTGTGCCTAAAGAATTGAACTGGGATCTTTGGCTGGGTACGGCAAAATACAGGGATTATATGGATGGCATAGCTCCTTTTAACTGGCGCGGTTGGTGGGACTATGGAACAGGTGCGCTGGGTGATATGGGTTGTCATATAATGGAAGCCCCGTTCCGGGTGCTTGATCTGCAATATGTAAAAAATGTGCAGTCAAGTATAGGTACGGTATATACAGGGCCTTTTGAGAAAGCTTATTATCCTGATAGCTGTCCTCCATCAAGTCATATCACATTAACTTATCCAAAAACCGAAAAAACAAAAGGCGATGTTACCGTACACTGGATGGATGGGGGCATACAGCCCGAAAGGCCTGCGGAATTAGGCCCTAACGAAGAATTTGGCGATGACGGTAACGGTATGCTGTTTATTGGTACCAAAGGCAAAATGATGGCAAGCACTTATTCTATCAACCCGCAATTACTGCCTACTTCGCGCACTAAAGAGGTAAATGTTCCAAAAACTATAAAGCGCGTGCCTGGCGGGCAAGATGGTCACTATGCACAATGGGTTGAAGCTGCTATTGCAGGCAAACCTGATGATGTAAGCTCTCCATTTAAACTGGCAGGTCCGTTAACAGAGGCCTTATTAATGGCTAATTTATCTATAAGGGGGCATAGCATACAAAAACCGAATGCTAATGGCAAAGGAGTTACCTATCCTGGTGATAGCATTACACTACAATGGGATAATAATGCCATGCGGGTAACCAATTTTGACGATGTAAACCAATTTGTGAAAAGGGAATACAGGGACGGCTGGAAAGTAGGAGTTTAATTTATAAAAGAGCCAGGAATTAAGAGTCAGGAGTCAAGATAAAATAAAATCGAAGCTTCTTGTTTCCGGATTCTTGGCTCTTGCTTCTAATTACTGAATAAATCAATTATATGACTAATAGAAGAACATTTTTAACACAAGCCGGCCTTGTGTCGGCGGGATTGATGGTATCCCCTGAATTGTTAAAAGCAATGGCAAAAGATAGGGTAGTAGGACTACAACTATATAGCCTGCGCGACCAGATAAAAACAGATGTAAAAGGCGTAATAGCAAAAGTAGCTACTGCCGGTTATAAAGAAGTTGAGCCTTTTGGCTATAGTAAAGCTGATGGTTTTTGGGGGCTTAATGCAAATGATTTCAGCAAGCTGTTAAAGGATAATGGCTTGAGCACACCAAGCGGCCATTTTGAATTTGATAGCTTTTTGGGAGCAGGCAAAACGGATGAGCTAAAAACTTATATTGAAGCCGCCAATATTACCGGAATGAAGTATGTGATAGTACCTCACCTTAATGATGCCTATATAAAAACGGTTAGCGACTTTAATAACATTGCCGATAAACTGAATAATGCAGGTGAGTTATGTAAACAGTCGGGTTTAAAACTTGGCTACCATAATCATAATTTTGAATGGAAACCGGTTGATGGTACCACTTTTTACGATACTATACTAGCTAAAACTGATCCCGCATTGGTGAGTATGGAAATGGACCTTTATTGGGTAGTGCGTACAGGGCAGGATCCAACGGCTATTATAAAAGCGCATCCGGGTAGGTTTTTTGCTTTCCATATAAAGGATATGGATAAAGCTAACCACGAGAAGAATACAGAAGTAGGCAATGGTACTATTGATTTTAAATCAATTATGGGTTATGCAAAATTGGGAGGTATTAAGCACTTTATTGTCGAGCAGGAAAACTATACTGATATAGACCCTTATGTAAGTATCGCCAAAAGCTGTGCCTATGTTAAAAGTATTTTGAACGTGTAGAGAGATTAATGCTAATAAAAAGGGCGCCGTACTTAATATTAAGTACGGCGCCCTTTTGTTTGGGGTAAATTGTTATTAATCTACTTTATAGTGGTAAACATAATGTGCTATGTTGCCATCAATATCAAGTCCTTCAATAACTGCTTTATAGGTTCCTTTTCCGTCTGAATTAAAAAATTCAAATGAGGCTTTGCCTGTTGCTTTATCGGTTATTATTTTGGGGTTCCAATAAACAGTGGTACGATAGTCAGGAACTTCCATGGCAGTTCTTGCAACCGTATATTTCGGTATATAAAACTGGCGCTCTTTGGCATATCCCATTGGGCTAATAGTTATCAGGTTCTTTTGCGGGATAAGATTTTTCAATTCAGCAAGGCTGATCTTTTCACCCTTAGGTATCTTTTTGGAGTTGATGACCAGCACGCCTTTGGTATTATTCATGGCGCCTATATTGGTTATGCCGTTATTTAAAAATATCTCTACCGATTCTACAGTTTTCGGATCGATATTATTCAGATAGTTTGTTTCAACGGGCATACCGTTAAAATATACTTGTACAGGTGTTTTTTTGTTCCCCTGCATATAGTCACGGGTTATGTAAAAATCGTCAACATCATAGGTCAGTCCAAATGCGGCACCTCTAAGGCAGTCAAGTAATACGTTACACCCCGAAAGCTGCGAACCATCTATCATATGATCAGGCTGCGGGCTTAATCCCACTAATGATGGGTAATCCAAATGGCTTGGCTTTTTAACTTCACTCTTTGCTTTAATAACTACCTCTTTAAGTACGCGGTTACCTGCATATTGTTTTTTAGTGTTCAGGAGGTAGGTAGTAAGCATGCTATCAATATTGGCTACGTTATCGGCCGAGTTTACATTTTTTTGTAAAGTGGGGTAAGTATCAGCATTAACATTTATCTCCATGAATTTTCCGTTGGTATTATTCTTGGCATTTAATATTACTTGAGACGAATCCTGGAACGTTAAATCCTGGAACAGGAAATTACCCGATGGGTCTGTAATTACATCTTTATAGTATATTTTATCGGGAATGGTTAAATGCACATTGCCGCGAGATACAGCCATACCGTTGCTTGCCCTTAATATACCTGATATGTTTATCCCCTGTTCAGGTAAAAAATAGATAGTTGGGGTTTTATCATAAACAATATCACTATAAGTAAAACGACGATATCCCTGGGTAAGCATCAAGATATCCAGATCGGCTACTTTAGCGTCATCAACATGGTTGAAATAATAGTTAGGTTTCTCAATATAGCCCTTCAGATCAGAAGTTAGCAGCATGGTTGATAGAATCGTGGTTTCAGCGTTTTCATCAAATGGCACCTTGCTTTCATCAATAACAGCTAATGAAAAGCTACCTGAAACCGGCACATCCTTGTTTTTTACAGTCATGGTCATTTTAACCCTTTGCCTTTGCGTATATGAAGGGCGATCTGTATTTACAGCTACGTTCAGTTGGTCATTATGTTGTATAAAAACTATTCTTTCGCTTAACGGATCACCTTCAGATGATAGGAGGGATACTTGTAAAATGCCCGTAGGAAATTTGGCTTTTGGTATTGCTGCAGAATAAGTTAAGCTGTGTAAATTAGTTTGCGCGGCATAATAAATTACACCACCGCTCTGGGCCACAATATAAAACCGCGTATTGGTGAATTTTTGTAAGAAATCAGGATTTGAAGATATTTTAAGGTTCAGGCTATCAGGGTTGGTATTGCTTACCGATAGGTCGATCCCCTCATCCATTATTCTTGGCAGGTCATAACTGTTTTGTGTGCCATCGGGAAAGGTTACGTTTGCCTTATAGCTTTTACCTGTTTCAGGTGTTAAAGTAAACATCCCCATCCCTAAATGCTGCGATGTGAAATTTACAACAACTTTGTTGTCATTGTCAGTTACAGTGCCTTTAATCTCAACACCTAAACCATTGGAACTAATGGCTTTAAAAGCAACTTTTGTGTGGATGCCATTTATGATATTGCCACCTTCAGGGAAAAACTGTACATCTTTTGGTATCGCTGCCGTTTTTAAAGAAAACGAGTTGGAAATGGATTTTTTATAATTGAGATCAATGTCGGTAATCAGATCGGCTGTTCCGAATGAACCACGTTTATTACTTGAAAAACTAAGGATTAGCACACCGTTCTGATCGGTTGTGCCCTTGCCTTTATCAATTGTTTCATCATCTGACTGCACTTTCCACGATACTTTTTTATTGATATAAGCTACGCCATCCTGATCCTTATAAATAATTTTGGCATCAATTTTTTCGACTCCGCCTGATAGTGAATTGGTGAATG
Protein-coding regions in this window:
- a CDS encoding acyl-CoA thioesterase, which gives rise to MSAQTNELPYKSVRFSETVITELMIPSYSNFGGKIHGGVLLSLMDKVAYVCAAKHAGNYCVTASIDTVDFLQPVEVGELVSLMASVNYVGNTSLVVGIRVISEDIKTNSVKHTNTSYFTMVAKDEDNNLVQVPGLILENREDVRRFLESRRRKELKQNYRKESDAIRMPNDFEQCKLMLGGERCIVSE
- a CDS encoding TolB family protein; translation: MKLKLSYLLLCFSLALFFDKAYAQTTLGIFDGQSDVGSVKPAGTASYDPALQQYKISGSGQNIWTNHDNFHFVWKRMKGDFILTTNAAFIGKGVEMHRKMGWMVRTSLDSDSKHVNAVVHGDGLTSLQFRRSTGAITEEIKSKLTSADIIQLERKGNTYIMSVARNGDTFVTEQIDSLDLGDEVYVGLFVCSHNPNVTESALFHNVRIVVPANGENGYQQHIGSAIHILNIETQNSRIIYQSPESLQAPNWTKDGKYLIYNSNGLLYKYDLATNTPAVLNTGVATNNNNDHVLSFDGKMLAISNSEKDGSIGYTLPSKGGDAKRMNKIGPSYMHGWSPDGKYLVFCGDRNNEYDIYRIPSAGGEEVRLTAAPGLDDGPEYTPDGKYIYFCSVRSGLMQVWRMKPDGSEQMQITNDDYDNWFPHISPDGKWIVFITFNKNEVSPGDHPFYRHVYLRLMPISGGPAKVIAYLYGGQGTINTPSWSPDSKHIAFVSNSKLLFPVYPIAK
- a CDS encoding fatty acid desaturase; amino-acid sequence: MAFLDSVLEPPSYGWRDECGNLSEPSSNQILKEFFKRLNIFKNKKNWLSFMSWMMVVCLAPFLFIFIFKYFSFKLLIAAFVYSMIVMGTHGTIWHHRYCTHGAYEFSNKFWRFFTQNLTLRIIPEEIYAISHHVHHALSDQPGDPYNASGGFLYCFLADVNHQPINRSMTEKNYGKCVNLMRHTGVNTNSYVQYQKWGTLASPVRTIISVILNWSFWFAAFYLLGGFGLVCAMFGAAGFWAVGVRTYNYEGHGKGEDKRRDGVDYNREDMSINQIWPGYVAGEWHNNHHLYPKSARSGFKPYQLDLAWCYIKLLSMIGAVSHYRDSKKEFYQAYCAEPAAAKAAAKAYAKETKKALVADL
- a CDS encoding sugar phosphate isomerase/epimerase family protein, whose amino-acid sequence is MTNRRTFLTQAGLVSAGLMVSPELLKAMAKDRVVGLQLYSLRDQIKTDVKGVIAKVATAGYKEVEPFGYSKADGFWGLNANDFSKLLKDNGLSTPSGHFEFDSFLGAGKTDELKTYIEAANITGMKYVIVPHLNDAYIKTVSDFNNIADKLNNAGELCKQSGLKLGYHNHNFEWKPVDGTTFYDTILAKTDPALVSMEMDLYWVVRTGQDPTAIIKAHPGRFFAFHIKDMDKANHEKNTEVGNGTIDFKSIMGYAKLGGIKHFIVEQENYTDIDPYVSIAKSCAYVKSILNV
- a CDS encoding sugar phosphate isomerase/epimerase family protein; this translates as MIQNSRRIFLRNSAVLAAGAAFMPEHLFASAKKIERLGLQLYTVRDAMHADPAGTLKKLSDMGYFQVEHAGYSDRKFYGYSVKDFKKVLDDTHLNMTSGHVTLTQQHWNAASNDFTDEWKHAVADAAEVGQKYLISPGMDNDLLKDIDAFKKFMNVFNKCGELCHKQGLQFGYHNHDFEFATLFNGIPLYDVMLVNTDPDLVAQQMDIGNMYPTGAMPLDYIKKYPGRFELMHVKDQIKNADGKYENTVLGKGILPLKDILKEARKIGGTSQFIIEQEEYQGMDPLECSKLDLKVMNRWGY
- a CDS encoding FKBP-type peptidyl-prolyl cis-trans isomerase, with translation MKIAPKNVVSLTYDLYVDQDGTETLVESATQEQPLTFLFGAGQMLPKFEENLSTLSTGDAYDFQLSAADAYGEYDDEAVANLPKEMFDGTDVPEIGSILPLQDNNGNRFQGQVVSVAEDAIIVDLNHPMAGQELHFKGNILNVRPATEEELSHGHAHGADGHHAH
- a CDS encoding Gfo/Idh/MocA family protein, whose product is MSEEKSTSSLNSSRRGFIKSSSIAAAGIMIVPRYVLGGKGYTAPSDRLVIAAVGAGGKGSSDIANFYASGKAEIAFLCDVDTRSAARTVGKFPKAKFYSDWREMLDKEQKSFDAVSVSIPDHNHAIVALSAMQLGKHVYVQKPMAHDIYEARALTEAAKKYKVVTQMGNQGASNDGVRQLREWYDAGEIGDVHTVYCWTDRPVWPQGVHWPPKAAVPKELNWDLWLGTAKYRDYMDGIAPFNWRGWWDYGTGALGDMGCHIMEAPFRVLDLQYVKNVQSSIGTVYTGPFEKAYYPDSCPPSSHITLTYPKTEKTKGDVTVHWMDGGIQPERPAELGPNEEFGDDGNGMLFIGTKGKMMASTYSINPQLLPTSRTKEVNVPKTIKRVPGGQDGHYAQWVEAAIAGKPDDVSSPFKLAGPLTEALLMANLSIRGHSIQKPNANGKGVTYPGDSITLQWDNNAMRVTNFDDVNQFVKREYRDGWKVGV